A genomic stretch from Plasmodium brasilianum strain Bolivian I chromosome 9, whole genome shotgun sequence includes:
- a CDS encoding DNA replication ATP-dependent helicase/nuclease DNA2, whose translation MSEVNTRVLDNFEKLIKLENIYEVKEIQLCYEYLSKEELIEKGILINDLTIKTATKHNDSQNSYILKLVKKKRNVHTNDLSDEENIDNFHHNLFSKGSIVHFSKKRKRYLLGRGKEINSSDVSGVNGKENINASVISEGTNIYVCTVHKIKKNQINLLIRDTAELCKELNVSNTYLLSDKSYFDVCLVNSEISVQRQLNAINLMKKNLENPSDILQILFMGKNPSQHDFLRNILKIFERQEEVQGKGANGESEASQRGGGKREESHLNKYELNHLHNYEDTHLDNYETPPNKSAEVGYCKTDDSSNFVREDYIVNEHNYIYRCNKGEWGNKTLNNNQKKAVYCCLYSNDIFCIHGPPGTGKTTVLCEVLYQLVKRNMKILVSGPSNVSVDNILGKCIDMNIKRVVRMGLKSKIKKELWAYSYDEKIKECDSYKLCEDIDKDIEKLKYEITKMRNKKKTDKSSYFYDRKSIMNLKYEIRLLNKNKKNKKKIFFKELMNKNNIIFSTCSSSSNYELNKYVKFANFLFDVVCIDECCQCTEPLCYIPISFSKKNIFLFGDHKQLAPLIKYDKNNSKLNITLFERLVKKYKNKISFLLNIQYRMNDHILKWSNNIFYHNKLVSHESCKTITVQDIVCYSNQKGKTHSKENKGRKAGREEKGGNKKKNSKQGKKKEKDSARDKNRKEEDEQSEHSVNHTDNSIIQNYSYCPLTWIETDGFDEFLDDTKDVDMKQLEVKGKNSQQVGGQDKTTSRKEVNDLNMENSRTGSAKKDNQKGADIKVGVDKKKGIMNEDQFSICKDKHSVQGRKNNNHDDECMGKRTEKYDITHSASASEKKKRTDPFTSKDKQRGSECHSSDKSLSSDKSLSSDKSLSSDKSLSNDKSLSSDKSLSNDKSYKNVLNQMNDNELNEMVKIDVDDIINLNNKSRSNSGEAYLIYKLVQRMITVDNINVNNICVITPYSKQMNLLRNIFYDNMYNDKNYTSSCKHIEISTVDSFQGREKEIVIISLVCSNYFKNIGFLKDYRRLNVAITRAKRHVVVVGNSNTISNDKVLNDLYETVLNSGKVYLVNELIDVEEMIPE comes from the coding sequence ATGAGTGAAGTGAATACCAGGGTTCTGGACAATTTCGAGAAGCTAATTAAGttggaaaatatttatgaagtCAAAGAAATACAGCTATGTTATGAATACCTAAGTAAGGAGGAATTAATTGAAAAGGGCATTTTAATAAACGATTTGACCATTAAAACAGCTACAAAACATAATGATAGTCAGAATTCGTATATACTGAAGTtagtgaaaaagaaaagaaatgtGCATACAAACGATTTAAGCGATGAGGAGAATATAGACAACTTTCATCATAACTTATTTAGCAAGGGTAGCATAgttcatttttcaaaaaagagaaagaggTACTTGTTGGGAAGGGGGAAGGAAATTAATAGTAGCGATGTTAGTGGGGTTAATGgcaaagaaaatataaacgcGTCCGTAATTAGTGAGGGtacgaatatatatgtatgcactgttcataaaataaaaaaaaatcaaataaatcTTTTGATCAGGGATACCGCTGAACTGTGCAAAGAATTAAATGTGAGCAATACTTATTTACTAAGTGACAAGAGTTACTTTGACGTATGTTTAGTTAACAGTGAAATATCTGTACAACGACAGCTGAATGCTATTAACTTGATGAAAAAGAATTTGGAAAACCCATCGGACATTTTACAAATACTGTTCATGGGGAAAAACCCTTCTCAGCACGATTTTCTAAGGAacatattgaaaatttttgaaagACAGGAAGAGGTGCAGGGTAAGGGAGCAAATGGGGAGAGTGAAGCGAGTCAGAGAGGAGGGGGTAAGAGAGAAGAATCCCatctaaataaatatgaactaAACCATCTACATAACTATGAAGATACCCATCTGGATAATTATGAAACTCCTCCGAACAAGTCTGCGGAGGTAGGGTACTGCAAGACGGACGATAGCTCAAATTTCGTCAGGGAAGATTACATAGTGAACGAacataattacatatacCGGTGTAACAAAGGAGAGTGGGGTAACAAGACTTTGAATAATAATCAGAAGAAGGCTGTGTATTGTTGTTTATACtcaaatgatattttttgtattcatGGTCCCCCAGGTACAGGTAAAACAACAGTATTATGTGAAGTTTTATACCAATtagtaaaaagaaatatgaaaattttggtGAGTGGACCAAGTAATGTTTCAGTAGATAATATTTTAGGGAAATGTATTGATATGAATATTAAGAGAGTAGTTCGTATGGGATTAAagtcaaaaattaaaaaagaattatggGCATATAGTTACGatgagaaaataaaagaatgtGATAGCTATAAATTATGTGAAGACATTGATAAGGatattgaaaaattgaaatacgaaattacaaaaatgagaaataaaaaaaaaacagacaAGTCTTCCTATTTTTATGATCGGAAGAGtataatgaatttaaaatatgaaataaggctattaaataaaaataaaaaaaataaaaaaaaaatattttttaaagaattaatgaacaagaataatattattttttccacatGTTCAAGTAGTTCTAATTACGaactaaataaatatgtaaaattcgCAAATTTCTTATTCGATGTAGTATGTATTGATGAATGTTGTCAATGTACTGAACCTTTATGTTATATTcctatttctttttccaaaaaaaatattttcttatttggTGATCATAAACAATTAGCAcctttaataaaatatgataaaaataacagcaaattaaatattaccTTATTTGAACgattagtaaaaaaatataaaaataaaatttcctttttattaaatatacagtACCGAATGAATGACCATATTCTCAAATGGtcaaataacattttttatcataacaAATTGGTTTCACATGAGTCCTGTAAAACTATAACTGTGCAAGATATTGTTTGCTACTCTAATCAAAAGGGGAAAACTCACTCCAAGGAAAACAAAGGGCGAAAAGCAGGGAGAGAAGAGAAGGGGgggaataaaaagaaaaacagcAAACAGGGAAAGAAAAAGGAGAAGGATAGTGCGCGCGATAAGAATAGAAAGGAAGAGGACGAACAAAGTGAGCACAGTGTAAACCACACGGATAATAGTATCAttcaaaattattcatattgcCCATTAACGTGGATTGAAACGGACGGTTTCGATGAATTCTTGGATGACACAAAGGATGTGGATATGAAGCAGCTGGAGGTGAAAGGGAAAAACAGTCAGCAGGTGGGTGGTCAGGATAAGACTACTTCAAGGAAAGAAGTGAACGATTTGAACATGGAGAACAGCAGAACGGGGTCCGCCAAAAAAGACAATCAGAAGGGTGCAGATATAAAGGTAGGCGTTGACAAGAAGAAGGGGATAATGAACGAGGATCAATTCAGCATTTGTAAGGATAAACATAGTGTGCAGGGAcgcaaaaataataatcatgACGACGAATGTATGGGGAAAAGAACAGAAAAATACGATATAACACACAGTGCAAGTGCTTCCGAAAAGAAGAAGAGAACCGATCCTTTTACTAGTAAGGATAAGCAGAGAGGATCGGAATGTCATAGCAGTGATAAAAGTTTAAGCAGTGATAAAAGTTTAAGCAGTGATAAAAGTTTAAGCAGTGATAAAAGTTTAAGCAATGATAAAAGTTTAAGCAGTGATAAAAGTTTAAGCAATGATAAAAGTTATAAGAATGTATTAAACCAAATGAATGACAACGAACTGAAtgaaatggtaaaaatagATGTAGATGATATTATAAACTTAAATAACAAATCTCGTAGTAACAGTGGTGAAGCgtacttaatatataaactaGTCCAACGGATGATAACAGTAGACaacataaatgtaaataatatatgtgtaataaCTCCTTATTCGAAGCAGATGAATCtgttaagaaatatattttatgataacatgtacaatgataaaaattatactagCTCTTGTAAGCATATCGAAATATCAACTGTTGATTCTTTTCAaggaagagaaaaagaaattgttattatatctttagtctgttcaaattattttaaaaatattggatttttaaaagattatAGAAGGTTAAATGTGGCAATTACTAGGGCAAAAAGGCATGTGGTTGTTGTTGGTAATTCGAATACTATATCCAACGACAAAGTGTTGAACGACTTGTACGAAACAGTGTTGAATAGCGGAAAAGTTTACCTTGTTAATGAATTGATTGATGTGGAGGAGATGATCCCTGAAtga
- a CDS encoding pseudo-tyrosine kinase-like protein, whose product MGNTTSSKTSKYVEFENYRYIGELNNDRMPNGKGVVLYNSGESFYGSFLNGKRNGKGVYIDRMLTKYICNWKNDKVFRGVHIIPFNSDRVFFMLYENGQVASCEMFGIVKRNSSARSDENIDKKSSGRSSGRNSGRNSGRNSGRNSGRNSGRSSGRNSGRSSGHSSGRSSGNLNMSDLNPLRSSNGVTVSASAQEEINRERSEEGPNKNGVTNDCIKRENNLMQDPSHLNEKINVSEEKQTCIYNSQHYGASKREENNNLYKNSNKKEVKIDSLTNFFYSSSDCSDEFVSSNYITSSTKKELKKKANCSPSFHSPKEEKERDGNINKQIKQQLKENEMSNHIDDLRVYGKVHSANRRYKNKYMLHNIGNPNKGNINIENYEMWSRKEIAQWLTLCNVPIKWIISVYKNNITGNMLNDLNIDTIREQLGILPYGHAIKLLQLIKNLRIMAYNKKFARNLHLEEYAGYLKRVGKKQREKEQRKKEQKKKEQRKKEQKKKKQKGKEKKEEENQRGENKIHPTAVTNQSASEQNLEDAQVNNSINRDTIPPMEKNIINDKKKTSTSKPINSCISTMPYNCVDKSQGKHGHTIKFIEDKSTIYRCIENAGIRNEENGWAGKTTDQSKEEVEEGTDKCRTNGSIEVSLIKKKKKEEEKDDVDRARKGETTNHVEKTGKKGLNNHVDGTGQMELNNHVDGTGQMELNNHVDGTNESETNNRLGGIDQRETNTEDIKDEKRKKSKREIKKEKRKLLYNFHEKYTLINDIINTSNENLYVSDSALEVSVTSSLSSFSYTTTTSGSLTLSESSIRTKTSSLLSVESQSKKINPQSRIIYARGKSHMSDKNVKMKFSSPLSLPLISPQKTPQPPASNLSTNPASSSSSSSSSSSSSSSSASSCTSSLLSSSSFCSSRREDIIFSTRNKIIKYSNNIYMNNNLAFSYLYSFIIPHEDLTFLHHIENYYIIDENQSSINSKDITIDENFHFKKKEKNSLLNYKRGSSCSEKGNGNTFNYRKLKSRVFKGKYMGKDVAIKVLVGKIKNFYHFHKMIYKLYVLRHSNIALIMGVAIYYPFVFIVYEYLKNRCLFSYLHCIKNEQVYISKFFKKYKRSCISGVHKGESTKGSNNNGSSGSNGSRGSSRSSGSSGSSGSSGSSGSSRSSGSSGSSGSSRSSGNSGNSGSSGSSGRSGRSGSNASNAANAANPNNVRADRNVYDYSSPPNTASHKYDTSSDKGRKKMISTDGREKNCVMNQTHLTCRVNRIKRTNRKSSKKNGDNYSSATENSLSEELRFEPASNRTSEGLRIQNNKFNIFNYEHNVLCGAYADQIKYRKEIKPRAANDTDMTEHNSSSEYDEASIEKKASNIATNRDSCNRKSNRRYKRDKPKKTNPNDISKTSKKVGSKLEMKKSIHLDHPLLFSYLKTQIYINSRKNTFRNNRLSVQRIMKIITDITLACSYLEKQKLYPLNLKPTNVLLDEFLNAKVSDFGISKIEKCLDTNIDYSYVVFPNNLIKFNRKYSQKKVKKMQIVNKKSNDLLYIYDDKNNAHKYNTKQIYSSSAGQCAPISFWTPPEVLRGKRNKLAYADVYAFGIILWEMLSNSIPFNYPFKSHLVAAVGFAKEQLSFSNIPMPIQSLIKSCTNRDKYKRPTFGQILIVLSKLYEKANTKAEDALISFMDGT is encoded by the exons ATGGGTAACACTACAAGTAGCAAAACTAGCAAGTATGTTGAATTTGAAAATTACAGATATATAGGagaattaaataatgataGAATGCCAAATGGGAAGGGGGTAGTTTTATATAACTCAGGGGAGTCCTTTTACggttcttttttaaatgggAAAAGAAATGGAAAGGGGGTTTATATAGACCGAATGCTAACAAAGTATATATGCAACTGGAAAAATGATAAGGTTTTTAGAGGAGTGCACATAATACCCTTCAATAGTGATCgtgtttttttcatgttataTGAGAACGGACAAGTGGCTTCCTGTGAAATGTTCGGTATTGTTAAGAGGAATAGTAGTGCACGTAGCGATGAGAATATCGATAAGAAGAGCAGTGGACGTAGCAGTGGACGTAACAGTGGACGTAACAGTGGACGTAACAGTGGACGTAACAGTGGACGTAACAGTGGACGTAGCAGTGGACGTAACAGTGGACGTAGCAGTGGACATAGCAGTGGACGTAGCAGTGGAAATCTTAACATGAGCGACCTAAACCCACTCCGTAGTTCGAACGGAGTAACAGTATCTGCTTCTGCTCAGGAAGAGATAAATAGGGAAAGAAGTGAAGAGGGCCCAAATAAAAATGGCGTTACAAATGATTgcataaaaagagaaaataatcTCATGCAAGACCCCTCCCacttaaatgaaaaaattaacgtATCGGAGGAAAAACAAACATGCATTTATAATAGTCAGCATTATGGTGCGAGCAAAAGAGAAGAGAATAACAATTTGTACAAAAACAGTAACAAAAAAGAGGTAAAAATAGACAGTCTGACCAATTTCTTCTACTCATCATCAGACTGTTCTGATGAGTTCGTTAGttcaaattatataacaagTTCAACAAAGAAGGAACTCAAAAAGAAGGCCAATTGTTCACCTAGTTTCCATTCCCCAAAGGAAGAGAAAGAAAGGGatggaaatataaataaacaaataaaacaacaactaaaagaaaatgaaatgtCCAACCATATAGATGATTTAAGGGTATATGGAAAAGTGCATAGTGCCAATAGGagatataaaaacaaatacatGTTACACAATATTGGAAATCCAAACAagggaaatataaatattgaaaattacGAAATGTGGTCTAGAAAAGAAATAGCTCAATGGCTTACTCTATGTAATGTCCCTATCAAATGGATTATATctgtttataaaaataatattacaggAAATATGCTAAATGATTTAAATATAGATACCATAAGGGAACAGCTAGGTATTTTACCTTACGGACATGCAATAAAGTTATTACAGCTCATTAAAAATCTTAGAATTATGGcgtacaataaaaaatttgcaagGAACCTTCATCTGGAGGAATACGCAGGTTATTTGAAAAGGGTGGGAAAGAAGCAAAGGGAGAAGGAGCAAAGGAAGAAGGAGCAAAAGAAGAAGGAGCAAAGGAAGAAGGAgcaaaagaagaagaagcaAAAGGggaaagagaaaaaggagGAAGAAAACCAAAGGGgggaaaacaaaatacatCCAACTGCTGTAACCAACCAAAGTGCATCGGAACAAAACCTGGAAGATGCACAAGTAAATAATAGCATAAACAGAGACACAATTCCCCCAATGGAGAAGAATATTAtcaatgataaaaaaaaaactagtACTTCGAAACCCATAAATTCGTGTATATCTACTATGCCCTACAACTGTGTTGATAAATCACAAGGAAAACATGGTCATACCATTAAGTTTATTGAAGACAAGTCTACAATATATAGGTGCATTGAGAACGCGGGAATCAGAAATGAAGAGAATGGGTGGGCTGGCAAAACTACTGATCAGAGTAAAGAGGAAGTTGAGGAAGGAACTGATAAATGCCGTACGAATGGGAGTATAGAAGTCAGtttgattaaaaaaaaaaaaaaagaagaagagaaAGATGATGTTGATAGAGCGAGGAAAGGGGAGACGACCAATCATGTGGAGAAAACTGGGAAAAAGGGGTTAAATAACCATGTTGATGGAACGGGACAAATGGAGTTAAACAACCATGTTGATGGAACGGGACAAATGGAGTTAAACAACCATGTTGATGGAACTAATGAAAGCGAGACGAACAACCGTCTGGGTGGAATTGACCAAAGGGAGACGAATACGGAAGATATAAAGGacgaaaaaaggaaaaaatcaAAGAGggagataaaaaaagaaaaacgaaaattGCTTTACAACTTTCATGAGAAATACACATTGATTAATGATATCATAAACACATCCAacgaaaatttatatgtcaGTGATTCTGCATTAGAAGTATCGGTAACTTCCTCATTGTCATCCTTTTCCTATACAACGACAACATCCGGATCTCTTACACTATCTGAATCTTCAATTCGTACTAAGACATCTAGTCTGTTAAGTGTTGAAAGCCAATCCAAAAAAATCAATCCACAAAGTAGAATCATTTATGCAAGGGGTAAAAGTCATATGAGTGATAAAAACGTAAAGATGAAATTTTCTTCACCATTGTCATTACCTCTGATATCACCACAGAAGACCCCCCAACCACCGGCATCCAATTTATCAACCAATCCCGCTTCATCATCCTCTTCTTCATCATCCTCTTCTTCATCATCCTCGTCCAGTGCTTCCTCCTGCACATCGTCCCTTTTATCATCCTCGTCTTTCTGCTCAAGCAGAAGAGAAGATATCATATTTAGCACTcggaacaaaataataaagtattcaaacaatatatatatgaacaacaATTTAGCATTTTCCTACTTATATAGTTTTATAATACCGCATGAAGACTTAACGTTTTTGCATCACATAGAAAACTACTATATCATTGATGAAAATCAGAGTAGTATTAACAGTAAAGATATTACCATAGatgaaaattttcattttaaaaaaaaagagaaaaatagtttattaaattataagagAGGAAGTAGTTGTAGTGAGAAAGGGAATGGAAATACCTTTAACTACAGAAAACTTAAGAGTAGAGtatttaaaggaaaatatatggGTAAGGATGTAGCAATAAAGGTATTAGttgggaaaataaaaaatttttatcacttccacaaaatgatatataaactATATGTATTAAGGCATTCTAATATTGCTTTGATAATGGGAGTTGCTATTTATTatccttttgtttttattgtttatgaatatttaaaaaatcgaTGTTTATTCTCCTACCTACATTGTATAAAGAATGAGCAAGTTTATATAAgtaagttttttaaaaaatacaaaaggaGCTGTATTTCAGGTGTACACAAAGGGGAATCCACAAAGGggagtaataataatggtagTAGTGGAAGCAATGGAAGTAGGGGAAGTAGTAGAAGCAGTGGAAGCAGTGGAAGCAGTGGAAGCAGTGGAAGCAGTGGAAGTAGTAGAAGCAGTGGAAGCAGTGGAAGTAGTGGAAGTAGTAGAAGCAGTGGAAACAGTGGAAACAGTGGAAGTAGTGGAAGTAGTGGACGTAGTGGACGTAGTGGAAGCAACGCCTCTAATGCTGCTAATGCCGCTAACCCAAACAATGTTCGTGCTGACCGAAATGTATATGACTATTCGTCCCCCCCAAACACGGCTTCTCACAAATATGATACATCATCAGATAAGggcagaaaaaaaatgattagtACAGATGGAAGGGAAAAAAACTGTGTAATGAACCAAACGCATTTAACGTGCAGAGTGaatagaataaaaaggaCAAACAGAAAAAGCAGTAAAAAGAATGGTGATAACTACAGTAGTGCGACGGAAAACAGTTTAAGCGAAGAATTACGTTTTGAGCCAGCTAGTAACAGAACTAGTGAAGGCCTTCGTATacagaataataaatttaatatattcaattatGAACATAATGTTTTGTGTGGAGCATATGCTGATCAAATTAAATATAGGAAAGAGATAAAGCCTCGAGCTGCTAATGATACTGATATGACAGAACATAATTCCAGTTCTGAATATGATGAGGCATCGATAGAAAAGAAAGCCAGCAATATTGCTACGAACAGAGATAGCTGTAATAGGAAAAGCAACAGACGATATAAGAGAGACaaaccaaaaaaaacaaatccGAATGATATAAGTAAAACTAGCAAAAAAGTTGGTAGTAAACTAGAGATGAAAAAAAGCATTCATTTAGATCATCCTT tactttTCAGCTACTTAAAAACGCAAATTTACATTAATTCAAGAAAAAACACTTTCAGAAATAATCGCCTAAGTGTCCAGAGAATTATGAAGATTataac AGATATAACCCTGGCATGCTCGTACTTAGAAAAGCAAAAG ttatatcCCCTAAATTTGAAACCCACTAACGTCCTTCTGGACGAGTTTTTGAATGCAAAGGTGTCGGACTTTGGTATTagcaaaattgaaaaatgcCTTGATACGAACATTGATTATTCCTATGTTGTTTTtccaaataatttaataaaattcaaCAGAAAATATTCacagaaaaaagtaaagaagaTGCAAATTGTTAACAAAAAATCAAATGATTtgttgtacatatatgatgATAAGAATAATGcgcataaatataatacgaAGCAGATTTATTCCTCCTCTGCTGGTCAGTGTGCTCCTATTTCCTTCTGGACACCCCCAGAG GTTCTAAGGGGGAAAAGAAACAAACTTGCATATGCTGATGTTTATGCATTCGGAATAATACTATGGGAGATG cTGTCTAACAGTATTCCTTTTAATTATCCTTTCAAATCGCATTTAGTG GCTGCGGTTGGCTTTGCTAAGGAGCAATTATCCTTCAGCAACATCCCCATGCCCATTCAA aGCTTGATAAAAAGTTGCACTAATAGGGATAAATACAAAAGGCCTACATTTGGCCAAATTTTAATCGTTTTGTCTAAATTATacgaaaaa GCAAATACTAAGGCGGAAGATGCCTTAATTTCGTTCATGGATGGAACATAA
- a CDS encoding hypothetical protein (conserved Plasmodium protein): protein MSNFYENDEDVLQMIQQIKKITKESKRKFEHEIDYLVEDTKTRLMNSVNEEKNNIKKETDEKLNKLRENIIKHEKNIKEKHKLYQKLKSELAEVANNYKNRIKDFYKETENFMKAYESEKKELQELEDKEWKELNVQSIEILSKTKSNICATKEETDEKLRKVLKSIL, encoded by the exons ATGTCTAATTTCTACGAAAATGACGAAGATGTCCTTCAAATGATACAACAGATAAAGAAGATAACAAAAGAGTCTAAAAGAAAGTTTGAACATGAAATAGACTATTTGGTTGAGGATACTAAAACCCGATTAATGAACAGCgttaatgaagaaaaaaacaacattaaaaaagaaaccgatgagaaattaaataaattaagagaaaacattataaaacatgaaaagaatataaaagaaaaacataagTTATATCAAAAATTGAAATCTGAATTAGCGGAAGTagcaaataattataaaaatagaattaag GACTTCTACAAGGAAACGGAAAATTTCATGAAGGCATATGAGAGTGAAAAAAAGGAGCTCCAGGAGTTAGAAGATAAAGAATGGAAAGAACTAAATGTTCAATCAATTgaaattttaagtaaaacaaaatcaAATATATGTGCTACTAAAGAAGAAACTGATGAAAAACTTAGAAAAGTATTGAAGTCAATACTTTAA
- a CDS encoding U6 snRNA-associated Sm-like protein LSm4, with the protein MVFPLTLLKCSQNQAVMVELKNGETYSGFLVFCDRFMNLHMKNIICTSKDGDRFWKISECYVRGNSVKYIRVQDQAIEQAIEETTEQKARNLGRGRGGRGRARGIGRGTDNRGRHGTQIRRGGRGY; encoded by the exons ATGGTG TTCCCCTTAACACTGCTAAAATGTTCTCAGAACCAAGCAGTG ATGGTTGAGCTAAAAAATGGAGAAACGTACAGTGGCTTTTTGGTTTTTTGTGATCGCTTCATGAACttacatatgaaaaatataatttgcaCATCAAAAGATGGTGATAGATTTTGGAAGATTTCAGAATGTTATGTCAGAGGGAATagtgtaaaatatattcgaGTTCAAGATCAAGCCATCGAACAAGCCATTGAAGAAACAACGGAGC AAAAGGCAAGGAACTTGGGCAGAGGAAGAGGCGGAAGAGGAAGAGCACGCGGAATTGGCAGAGGTACAGATAACAGAGGTCGGCATGGAACGCAAATTAGAAGGGGAGGAAGGGGCTACTAG